Proteins encoded together in one Variovorax paradoxus window:
- a CDS encoding chaperone modulator CbpM, whose protein sequence is MATVSVTTAISASQPLAASELAHACGADTEWVVQLVEVGIVQISTAEAPPERWQFSSSDLQCALEARRLERDFGVGLDAAALILDLQHEVRRLKAVIRTHGLR, encoded by the coding sequence ATGGCGACCGTTTCCGTCACAACAGCCATCAGCGCGTCGCAGCCGCTCGCCGCGAGCGAGTTGGCCCATGCCTGCGGCGCCGACACCGAATGGGTGGTGCAGCTCGTCGAGGTGGGCATCGTGCAGATTTCTACCGCCGAGGCGCCGCCCGAGCGCTGGCAATTCTCGAGCAGCGACCTGCAATGCGCACTCGAGGCGCGGCGGCTGGAGCGCGACTTTGGCGTCGGTCTCGATGCGGCCGCGCTGATTCTCGACCTGCAGCACGAGGTGCGGCGGCTCAAGGCCGTGATTCGCACGCACGGCTTGCGCTAG
- a CDS encoding DUF2894 domain-containing protein: MSEQVDPIEMIGAWRAQGQHRADPVRFHFMEALARRTAAHQGEARRILDEKLAGLAAAYGRNLEKAQGVDSAVKRLPAGAPARGALAELVDHIAQHAPAIGGSTAAAAEDTLHGLAPAPAELKSLKFFKSTWSRLSAERRLTQSLAKVPENAGPLNSHHLVHRSLLLMRDLSPEYLNRFMTYVDTLLWVDQLNGAGAAAPVNAPRAETSKKSARGKSA; this comes from the coding sequence GTGAGCGAACAGGTCGATCCCATCGAGATGATCGGCGCCTGGCGGGCGCAGGGGCAGCATCGCGCGGACCCGGTGCGCTTTCATTTCATGGAGGCGTTGGCCAGGCGTACGGCTGCGCACCAGGGAGAGGCGAGGCGCATCCTCGATGAGAAGCTCGCCGGCCTGGCTGCGGCCTACGGCAGGAATCTTGAAAAGGCGCAGGGCGTGGACAGTGCCGTGAAACGACTGCCTGCAGGCGCACCCGCTCGCGGCGCGCTCGCGGAACTGGTCGACCATATTGCGCAGCATGCGCCGGCCATTGGCGGCAGCACCGCGGCGGCGGCAGAAGACACGCTGCACGGCCTTGCGCCGGCGCCCGCCGAGCTGAAGAGCCTCAAGTTCTTCAAGAGCACCTGGTCGCGGCTCAGCGCCGAGCGGCGGCTCACGCAGTCGCTCGCCAAGGTGCCCGAGAACGCCGGCCCGCTCAACTCGCACCACCTGGTGCACCGGTCGCTGCTGTTGATGCGCGACTTGTCGCCGGAATACCTCAACCGCTTCATGACCTATGTCGACACCCTGTTGTGGGTCGATCAGCTGAACGGTGCCGGTGCCGCGGCGCCCGTGAATGCGCCGCGCGCCGAGACCTCGAAGAAATCCGCGCGCGGCAAATCCGCCTGA
- a CDS encoding OmpA family protein, which translates to MGEEADGGLEPSVPVWAVFGDLMAGLVGAFVLILVGALGMQLDLAAKLEAEVQQRQAETQRREALEQALAGPLAAGRVTLNNGRIGISGSVLFAFNSADLQPEGRQLLKSLAAPVAAYLKARDEVLMVSGFTDDRQMRQSKDGNRPFADNWELSAQRALTVTRALIEEGIPSSSVFAAAFGSEQAVASNADAEGRSKNRRVEMAPTPRQSNATTKRP; encoded by the coding sequence ATGGGTGAAGAAGCCGACGGCGGACTGGAACCGAGCGTTCCGGTATGGGCGGTGTTCGGCGACCTGATGGCGGGCCTGGTCGGCGCGTTTGTGCTCATTCTCGTGGGCGCGCTCGGCATGCAGCTGGACCTTGCGGCCAAGCTCGAGGCCGAAGTGCAGCAGCGGCAGGCCGAAACGCAGCGCCGCGAAGCGCTCGAACAAGCGTTGGCCGGGCCACTCGCGGCGGGCCGCGTCACGCTGAACAACGGGCGCATCGGCATTAGCGGCAGCGTGCTGTTCGCCTTCAACTCCGCCGACCTGCAGCCTGAAGGCCGCCAGCTGCTCAAGAGCCTGGCCGCGCCGGTGGCGGCCTACCTCAAGGCACGCGACGAGGTGCTGATGGTGAGCGGCTTCACCGACGACCGGCAGATGCGGCAGTCGAAAGACGGCAACCGCCCCTTCGCCGACAACTGGGAGCTCTCGGCCCAACGCGCATTGACGGTCACGCGGGCGCTCATCGAAGAGGGCATTCCCTCGTCGTCCGTGTTTGCCGCGGCATTCGGCTCCGAGCAGGCGGTCGCGTCCAATGCCGATGCCGAAGGCCGCTCGAAGAACCGGCGTGTGGAAATGGCGCCCACGCCAAGGCAATCCAACGCCACCACGAAGCGGCCGTGA
- a CDS encoding DUF802 domain-containing protein has protein sequence MTRFLQYAVFAAGLAAVCWVGAGYVGSNHPLALSITVLVAAFYLMGVVELHRFRQATSTLASAVSRLTEAPANLGSWLEQLHPSLRNAVRLRIEGERVGLPGPSLTPYLAGLLVLLGMLGTFLGMVVTLNGTGMALESATDLQAIRASLSAPVKGLGLAFGTSVAGVAASAMLGLASALCRRERLQAGQMLDTKIATTLRVYSLVHQREASFQLLEQQAQAMPVLVDQLQAMLAAMERQSQALNERLITSQEHFHSKAEAVYAGLASSVDQSLKQSLTESARIAGATIQPVVEATMAGIARETASLHGTVAHTVQQQLEGLSSRFEATTATVADTWKAALAEHQRSNETLAVDLRVSQERFAETFEQRSASLVDTVSARLEKTVGSVSDTWSSALAEHQRASEKLSGGTQQSLAAAAATFEQHSASLLRTVGAAHASLQTDMASRDEQRLSAWTEALSSMAASLQQEWQQAGANTASQQQQLFETLAQTARDMSAQAQAHAKSTVEEIAQLLQAASDAPRVAAEVVAELRQKLSDSMARDNAMLEERSRIMETLGTLLDAVNHVSTEQRSAVDALVGASADVLERVGSRFTEKVEAETGKLESVAAQITGSAVEVASLGEAFGFAVQQFSESNDKLVAHLQRVEGALGKSIARSDEQLAYYVAQAREVIDLSIMSQKQIVEDLQQIASRQAAVGSEA, from the coding sequence ATGACCAGATTTCTTCAATACGCTGTTTTTGCCGCCGGCCTTGCCGCCGTGTGCTGGGTTGGCGCGGGCTACGTCGGCTCCAACCATCCGCTGGCGCTTTCGATCACGGTGCTCGTCGCTGCGTTCTACCTGATGGGCGTGGTGGAGCTGCATCGCTTCAGGCAGGCCACCTCCACCCTGGCCAGTGCAGTGTCGCGGTTGACCGAAGCCCCGGCCAACCTGGGCTCGTGGCTGGAGCAGCTGCATCCGTCTCTGCGCAATGCGGTGCGCCTGCGCATCGAGGGCGAGCGCGTCGGCTTGCCCGGGCCGTCGCTCACGCCGTACCTTGCCGGACTGCTTGTGCTCTTGGGCATGCTGGGCACTTTTCTCGGCATGGTGGTGACGCTGAACGGCACCGGCATGGCGCTGGAAAGCGCGACCGACCTGCAGGCCATCCGCGCCTCGCTCTCCGCGCCCGTGAAGGGCCTGGGGCTGGCGTTCGGCACCTCGGTGGCCGGCGTCGCAGCGTCGGCGATGCTGGGTTTGGCCTCAGCGCTGTGCCGGCGCGAGCGGCTGCAGGCCGGGCAGATGCTCGATACGAAGATTGCGACCACCTTGCGCGTGTACTCGCTGGTGCATCAGCGCGAGGCGTCGTTCCAACTGCTCGAACAGCAGGCCCAGGCCATGCCTGTGCTGGTCGACCAGCTGCAAGCCATGCTGGCCGCCATGGAGCGGCAGAGCCAAGCGTTGAACGAGCGCCTGATCACCAGCCAGGAGCATTTCCACAGCAAGGCCGAGGCGGTGTACGCCGGCCTGGCCTCGTCGGTCGACCAGTCGCTGAAGCAGAGCCTGACCGAAAGCGCCCGCATCGCCGGCGCAACGATCCAGCCGGTCGTCGAAGCCACCATGGCCGGCATTGCGCGCGAGACCGCCTCCTTGCATGGCACGGTCGCGCACACGGTGCAGCAGCAGCTCGAAGGGCTTTCGAGCCGCTTCGAGGCCACCACGGCCACCGTGGCCGATACGTGGAAGGCCGCGCTGGCCGAACACCAGCGCAGCAATGAGACGTTGGCAGTGGACCTGCGCGTTTCGCAGGAGCGCTTTGCCGAAACCTTCGAACAGCGCTCGGCTTCGCTGGTGGATACCGTGTCCGCGCGGCTCGAGAAAACAGTGGGCAGCGTATCCGACACTTGGAGCAGCGCGCTCGCAGAGCACCAGCGCGCCAGCGAAAAGCTGTCGGGCGGCACGCAACAGTCCCTCGCGGCGGCCGCGGCCACCTTCGAGCAGCACTCGGCTTCGCTGCTGCGCACGGTGGGCGCGGCGCATGCCAGCCTGCAAACCGACATGGCGTCGCGGGACGAGCAGCGGCTGTCGGCGTGGACCGAGGCACTCTCGTCAATGGCTGCATCGCTGCAGCAAGAATGGCAGCAGGCCGGCGCGAACACGGCCAGCCAGCAGCAACAGCTCTTCGAAACGCTGGCGCAAACCGCGCGCGACATGTCGGCCCAGGCGCAAGCGCATGCGAAGAGCACGGTCGAAGAAATCGCACAGCTGCTGCAAGCCGCTTCGGATGCACCGCGCGTTGCGGCCGAAGTGGTGGCCGAACTGCGGCAGAAGCTCTCCGACAGCATGGCGCGCGACAACGCAATGCTGGAGGAGCGCAGCCGCATCATGGAAACGCTCGGCACCTTGCTCGACGCCGTGAACCATGTCTCCACCGAGCAACGCTCGGCGGTCGATGCACTGGTCGGCGCCTCGGCCGACGTGCTCGAACGCGTGGGCAGCCGCTTCACCGAAAAGGTCGAGGCCGAAACCGGAAAGCTCGAGAGCGTTGCCGCGCAGATCACCGGCAGCGCGGTCGAGGTGGCAAGCCTCGGCGAAGCCTTCGGGTTTGCAGTGCAGCAGTTCAGCGAATCGAACGACAAGCTGGTGGCGCATCTGCAGCGCGTCGAAGGCGCGCTCGGCAAATCCATTGCGCGCAGCGACGAGCAGTTGGCCTACTACGTTGCGCAGGCGCGGGAGGTCATTGACCTCAGCATCATGTCGCAGAAGCAGATCGTCGAAGACCTGCAGCAGATTGCCAGCCGGCAAGCCGCGGTGGGCAGCGAAGCATGA
- a CDS encoding DUF3348 domain-containing protein has product MAHVSQRTVFNGSALVRLLSRLADTDLREPRQATADRLSQWFGWTDAISLSAALDGVPAAASSRLRPGANAEERECAGARTALAKAIAEDAAVAAAAEFAPFRRRYFALQQAMEAGIGPLRGRLRAALAARSPAMARLAAVDVVMEQVLASREHSLLAGVPALLEKHFTRLSGDGLLTAAEPASEAQPGEWLHVFRKDMKNVLLAELDFRFQPVEGLLEAFREATRVP; this is encoded by the coding sequence ATGGCGCACGTTTCACAGCGCACAGTTTTCAATGGTTCGGCGCTTGTTCGCTTGCTTTCGCGACTGGCCGACACGGACCTGCGCGAACCCCGGCAAGCCACCGCGGACCGATTGAGCCAATGGTTCGGCTGGACCGACGCCATTTCGCTGTCCGCGGCGCTGGACGGCGTTCCGGCGGCTGCTTCTTCACGGCTGCGGCCTGGCGCGAACGCCGAGGAGCGGGAGTGCGCCGGTGCGCGCACCGCGCTGGCCAAGGCCATTGCCGAAGACGCCGCCGTGGCGGCAGCGGCCGAGTTCGCGCCGTTTCGCCGCCGCTACTTCGCACTGCAGCAAGCCATGGAAGCGGGCATCGGCCCGTTGCGCGGGCGCCTTCGGGCCGCGCTGGCAGCCAGGTCGCCGGCCATGGCCCGGCTGGCGGCGGTGGACGTGGTCATGGAGCAGGTGCTGGCCTCGCGCGAGCACAGCCTGCTGGCCGGCGTGCCCGCGCTGCTCGAGAAACATTTCACCCGCTTGAGCGGGGACGGCCTGCTGACGGCAGCCGAACCCGCCAGCGAGGCCCAGCCCGGCGAGTGGCTGCATGTGTTCCGCAAGGACATGAAGAACGTGCTGCTCGCCGAACTGGACTTCCGATTTCAACCCGTCGAAGGGCTTCTTGAAGCCTTTCGCGAGGCAACCAGAGTGCCATGA
- a CDS encoding helix-turn-helix transcriptional regulator, producing the protein MATLDRIACHRCGRICLHADAPCPACGAAPVASPAAAGATEPFVGRRSELQLVHDALGGALAGHGRLVMLSGEAGIGKTRLAQEAATLAVRRGMLTLWGRCLEEPGAPPFLPWTRAMQACLRACRDERLPALLGRDAAAAVEIAPELAERLPPGTAVPAIGEGDQARFRLFAAVAHFWRQVATVRPVLLILDNLHWADASSLRLLAFIGQELAESRIVLLGSYREMDVSRQHPLAATLAELLNTRQFCRLPLQGLSLEETERMVAAASAVTPPPAVIATMHRRTEGNPLYLVETLRFLLQGPCGADPHAAATLAETVPDGIRAVIGRRLDRLSAPCCELLSIAACIGRGFDLPLLADLASLAGGEAELLGRLDEALSHRIIETSPSGAQYQFSHVLVREVLYDELPAARRVALHGRIAESLEARHAGNPDAALAQLAYHAAAALPVGSPARALDVAQRAAAQAVALMAYEEALRCYKLALQLQERWLPAERALHGTLLLALGAVQMHAGENEAGAATFLEAATLARALGDAGMFARAALGFENNGWRISHPGEEAAALLEEALAAADRFDAALRVDLLAALCRACIFCGRQEQANAAQRSAVALARELALPQPLFKALAAILPARGYPEQLDERLRCACEGLAVAERAGHLEWVDSLTGWHFGDLVEKGSLDSARSLAQVHARVADAIRQPFMQAMGLASLTLLAAYEGRFADSERLAGETFTLGQRFLASNAHGAYSLQIFVLRRQQGRLGEVLPVLRGLVGSVPRSSLWQPGLALICAELDLHEPAREAYEALAADGFAGIARDGMWLTNIVFAAEVCARLGDVPRAATLYRLLAPYAGRNVVTGTNIACFGAVDRYRAMLAALMGDGENAAGHFAAAAALDEQGGGRPWLAHSRFEWARWLARRGDGKADAAAATSQLDAALAIARDLGMASLARRCEALQRELEGTAAESPAAPEGLSRREVDVLRLLSAGHTNQAIAERLFISPHTVAHHVRHILSKTDCRSRTEAAAWAHRHSVAAEGSAALAGR; encoded by the coding sequence ATGGCCACGCTGGACCGGATTGCTTGTCACCGCTGCGGGCGCATTTGCCTGCATGCCGACGCGCCATGCCCGGCCTGCGGCGCGGCGCCGGTGGCGAGCCCCGCGGCAGCCGGCGCGACAGAGCCCTTCGTGGGGCGCCGCAGCGAATTGCAGCTGGTGCACGATGCGCTCGGCGGCGCCTTGGCGGGGCATGGGCGCCTGGTCATGCTCAGCGGCGAGGCCGGCATCGGCAAGACCCGGCTGGCGCAGGAAGCGGCAACCCTGGCAGTGCGGCGCGGCATGCTCACCTTGTGGGGCCGCTGCCTCGAGGAACCAGGCGCACCGCCGTTCCTGCCCTGGACGCGCGCAATGCAGGCCTGCCTTCGGGCCTGCCGCGACGAGCGCCTGCCGGCGCTGCTCGGACGCGACGCCGCCGCGGCGGTCGAGATTGCACCCGAACTCGCCGAACGGCTGCCGCCCGGCACCGCGGTGCCGGCCATCGGCGAAGGCGACCAGGCGCGCTTTCGGCTGTTTGCCGCGGTCGCGCACTTCTGGCGCCAGGTGGCCACCGTGCGCCCGGTGCTGCTGATTCTCGACAACCTGCATTGGGCCGATGCATCTTCGCTGCGGCTCCTGGCTTTCATCGGGCAGGAGCTCGCTGAAAGCCGCATCGTGCTGCTCGGCTCCTACCGCGAAATGGATGTATCGCGCCAGCACCCCTTGGCCGCAACGCTGGCCGAGCTGCTGAACACGCGGCAGTTCTGCCGCCTGCCACTGCAGGGGCTGAGCCTGGAAGAAACCGAGCGGATGGTCGCCGCGGCAAGCGCGGTGACGCCGCCGCCCGCGGTTATTGCCACCATGCACCGCCGCACCGAAGGCAATCCCCTGTACCTGGTCGAAACGCTGCGCTTCCTGCTCCAGGGCCCTTGCGGAGCCGACCCGCATGCGGCCGCGACCTTGGCCGAAACCGTGCCGGACGGCATTCGCGCGGTGATCGGCCGGCGGCTCGACCGGCTCTCGGCGCCCTGCTGCGAACTGCTTTCTATCGCCGCCTGCATTGGCCGCGGCTTCGACCTGCCGCTGCTTGCAGACTTGGCCAGCCTGGCCGGTGGCGAAGCCGAACTGCTGGGCAGGCTCGACGAAGCGCTGTCGCACCGCATCATCGAAACATCGCCGTCCGGTGCGCAGTACCAGTTCAGCCACGTGCTGGTGCGCGAAGTGCTCTATGACGAGTTGCCCGCCGCGCGCCGCGTTGCGCTGCACGGGCGCATTGCCGAGTCGCTCGAGGCGCGCCACGCCGGCAATCCTGATGCAGCGCTGGCGCAACTGGCCTACCACGCAGCCGCGGCATTGCCTGTGGGCAGCCCCGCGCGCGCTCTGGATGTCGCGCAGCGCGCCGCGGCGCAGGCCGTTGCGTTGATGGCGTACGAAGAGGCGTTGCGCTGCTACAAGCTTGCGCTGCAGTTGCAGGAGCGCTGGCTGCCGGCCGAACGCGCTCTGCATGGCACGCTGTTGCTCGCGCTTGGCGCGGTGCAGATGCATGCCGGCGAAAACGAGGCCGGCGCTGCCACCTTCCTGGAAGCCGCCACGCTGGCACGCGCACTCGGCGACGCCGGAATGTTCGCGCGGGCGGCGCTCGGCTTCGAGAACAACGGCTGGCGCATCAGCCACCCCGGCGAAGAGGCGGCGGCCCTGCTCGAAGAAGCGCTTGCGGCGGCCGATCGATTCGATGCCGCGCTCCGGGTCGACCTGCTCGCCGCGCTGTGCCGCGCCTGCATCTTCTGCGGCCGCCAGGAGCAGGCCAACGCCGCCCAGCGCAGCGCGGTGGCGCTGGCGCGCGAACTGGCATTGCCGCAGCCGCTGTTCAAGGCGCTGGCCGCTATCTTGCCGGCCCGCGGCTACCCCGAGCAGCTCGACGAGCGCCTGCGCTGCGCATGCGAGGGCCTGGCAGTGGCCGAACGCGCAGGCCATCTCGAATGGGTGGACTCGCTCACGGGCTGGCATTTCGGCGATCTGGTCGAAAAGGGATCGCTCGACTCCGCACGTTCGCTGGCGCAGGTGCATGCGCGGGTGGCCGACGCCATCCGCCAGCCCTTCATGCAGGCCATGGGCCTGGCCAGCCTCACGCTGCTTGCGGCCTACGAAGGCCGCTTCGCGGATTCCGAAAGGCTGGCCGGCGAGACCTTCACGCTTGGGCAGCGCTTTCTTGCAAGCAATGCGCATGGTGCCTACAGCCTGCAGATCTTCGTGCTGCGGCGCCAGCAAGGCCGTCTGGGCGAGGTGCTGCCGGTGCTGCGCGGGCTGGTCGGCAGCGTGCCGCGCAGCAGCCTGTGGCAGCCGGGCCTCGCGCTCATCTGCGCCGAACTCGACCTTCACGAGCCCGCCCGCGAAGCTTACGAGGCACTCGCGGCCGACGGCTTCGCCGGCATTGCCCGCGACGGCATGTGGCTCACCAACATCGTCTTTGCCGCCGAGGTCTGTGCGCGGCTTGGCGACGTGCCGCGCGCAGCAACGCTGTACCGGTTGCTCGCGCCTTATGCGGGGCGCAACGTGGTCACCGGTACCAACATCGCATGCTTCGGTGCGGTCGACCGCTACCGCGCCATGCTCGCTGCGCTGATGGGCGACGGCGAAAACGCCGCGGGCCATTTTGCTGCCGCGGCCGCGCTGGACGAGCAAGGCGGCGGCCGGCCCTGGCTGGCGCACAGCCGCTTCGAATGGGCGCGGTGGCTGGCGCGGCGCGGCGATGGCAAAGCTGATGCGGCCGCGGCCACATCGCAACTCGACGCGGCGTTGGCGATAGCCCGCGACCTCGGCATGGCCAGCCTCGCCCGGCGCTGTGAAGCGCTGCAGCGCGAGCTCGAAGGCACCGCCGCCGAATCTCCTGCTGCACCCGAGGGCTTGAGCCGGCGCGAGGTCGACGTGCTGCGCCTCTTGAGCGCCGGCCACACCAACCAGGCCATTGCCGAGCGCCTGTTCATCAGCCCGCACACGGTGGCGCACCATGTTCGGCACATTCTTTCCAAGACCGACTGCCGCAGCCGCACCGAAGCAGCGGCCTGGGCGCACCGCCATAGCGTGGCGGCCGAAGGTTCGGCGGCCCTCGCCGGCCGGTAG
- a CDS encoding group I truncated hemoglobin, with amino-acid sequence MPATLYERLGGEERIQRLVTDVVENHYGNPLIRARFANSNRPEIERHVFEFLCAGSGGPQCYTGKDLVTAHKGMNINEQELVAAIDDILAAMSKNGYDQAEKNEVVAILYSLKGDVVRL; translated from the coding sequence ATGCCCGCAACCCTGTATGAACGGCTCGGCGGCGAAGAGCGAATCCAGCGCCTCGTCACCGACGTCGTCGAGAACCACTACGGCAACCCGCTGATTCGCGCCCGCTTCGCCAACAGCAACCGCCCGGAGATCGAGCGCCACGTGTTCGAGTTTCTATGCGCCGGCAGCGGCGGCCCGCAGTGCTACACCGGCAAGGACCTTGTGACCGCGCACAAGGGAATGAACATCAACGAACAGGAGCTGGTCGCCGCCATCGACGACATCCTGGCGGCAATGTCCAAGAACGGCTACGACCAGGCCGAGAAGAACGAAGTGGTCGCGATTCTTTATTCGCTCAAGGGCGATGTGGTGCGGCTGTAG
- a CDS encoding cupin domain-containing protein, with protein MTRQPFVAWAVGAVVLAAIATSWAQTPDHQMISPADLKWADVPSLPPGAKLAVLEGPMSEAVPFTVRIRVPANYRIPSHWHPAVERVTVLSGTFHMGLGDKLDMQKSMPVTAGGMMILQAKTPHFAWTQEETVVQLHGTGPWGVTYVNPADDPRSK; from the coding sequence ATGACACGCCAACCATTTGTCGCCTGGGCCGTCGGCGCCGTAGTGCTCGCCGCCATTGCAACGAGCTGGGCCCAGACCCCCGACCACCAGATGATTTCGCCCGCCGACCTGAAATGGGCCGACGTTCCCTCGCTGCCGCCGGGCGCAAAACTCGCGGTGCTCGAGGGTCCGATGAGCGAAGCCGTGCCCTTCACGGTGCGCATCAGGGTGCCGGCGAACTACCGTATTCCGTCGCACTGGCATCCGGCTGTGGAGCGGGTGACCGTGCTCTCGGGCACCTTCCACATGGGCCTGGGCGACAAGCTCGACATGCAGAAGTCGATGCCCGTGACCGCAGGCGGCATGATGATCCTGCAGGCCAAGACGCCCCACTTTGCCTGGACCCAGGAGGAAACCGTGGTGCAGCTTCACGGCACGGGGCCGTGGGGCGTGACCTACGTCAACCCGGCGGACGACCCGCGGTCGAAGTAG
- a CDS encoding DUF4242 domain-containing protein, whose protein sequence is MPLYLIERTFADQLEVSPEGAAGIMRINDDVGVRWLYSFLSADKKKTYCLYEAPSAELIREAAQRNGLPADVVIEVDELRPPAVQGAAVAAA, encoded by the coding sequence ATGCCTCTCTATCTGATCGAACGCACCTTTGCCGATCAACTCGAGGTTTCGCCCGAGGGCGCGGCCGGCATCATGCGCATCAACGACGATGTCGGGGTTCGATGGCTGTACTCGTTCCTGAGCGCCGACAAGAAGAAGACCTACTGCCTGTACGAAGCGCCCAGTGCCGAGTTGATCCGCGAGGCGGCGCAGCGCAACGGGCTGCCCGCCGATGTGGTGATCGAGGTCGACGAACTGCGACCGCCAGCGGTGCAGGGCGCGGCCGTTGCGGCGGCCTGA
- a CDS encoding alpha/beta hydrolase — protein MKTSNILAAAALSLLAAAGAHAETYEGVQPLTSGYSRADVAPQAAVAAREGNVYSDAASATVAPVLAASTDRAAVRSEAVAAAHAPGQNLRREAFAGSVVPSQARSFTRQAGL, from the coding sequence ATGAAGACCTCGAACATCCTCGCCGCCGCCGCTCTCTCCCTGCTCGCCGCCGCTGGCGCCCACGCAGAAACGTACGAAGGCGTGCAGCCTCTGACTTCCGGTTACAGCCGCGCAGACGTGGCACCCCAGGCCGCTGTCGCAGCCCGCGAAGGCAACGTGTACAGCGATGCCGCTTCGGCCACCGTGGCTCCCGTGCTCGCCGCTTCGACCGACCGCGCCGCGGTGCGCAGCGAAGCCGTTGCAGCCGCTCACGCACCGGGCCAGAACCTGCGCCGCGAAGCCTTCGCAGGCAGCGTGGTTCCCTCGCAAGCTCGCAGCTTCACGCGCCAAGCCGGCCTGTAA
- a CDS encoding isocitrate lyase/PEP mutase family protein, translating to MQANTDSTKKVLRRLAEARRGVLVPGAFNALSARVIEDLGFEAIYVTGAGVTNMHFGLPDQAFMGLHEIAEHTARIRDAVNLPLLVDADTGFGNALNVRHAVRVLERAGADCIQLEDQVSPKRCGHFAGKAVIDTAEMLGKIKAAADARTDADMLIMARTDAAAVHGFEAAVERAQLFSEAGADILFVEAVTQADEVRALPRRLAKPQLMNMVIGGKTPTFGAEELGALGYGLVLYANAALQGAVAGMQRALTVLRDTRRLDEDPALVASFAERQRLVGKPELDELEKKYAG from the coding sequence ATGCAAGCGAACACCGATTCCACCAAGAAGGTGCTGCGCCGCCTGGCCGAGGCGCGCCGCGGCGTGCTGGTGCCAGGGGCGTTCAACGCGCTTTCCGCCCGCGTGATCGAAGACCTCGGCTTCGAGGCGATCTACGTCACGGGCGCTGGCGTCACCAACATGCACTTCGGCCTGCCCGACCAGGCCTTCATGGGCTTGCACGAGATAGCGGAGCACACGGCGCGCATTCGCGATGCGGTGAACCTGCCGCTGCTGGTCGATGCCGACACCGGCTTTGGCAATGCGCTGAACGTGCGGCATGCGGTCCGCGTGCTCGAGCGGGCAGGGGCCGACTGCATCCAGCTCGAAGACCAGGTCAGCCCCAAGCGCTGCGGCCACTTTGCCGGCAAGGCGGTGATCGACACGGCCGAGATGCTCGGCAAGATCAAGGCCGCGGCCGATGCGCGCACCGATGCCGACATGCTCATCATGGCCCGCACCGATGCGGCGGCCGTGCACGGCTTCGAGGCGGCCGTCGAACGCGCGCAGCTGTTCAGCGAGGCCGGTGCCGACATCCTTTTTGTGGAAGCCGTGACGCAAGCCGACGAGGTGCGCGCCTTGCCTCGGCGGCTGGCCAAGCCGCAACTCATGAACATGGTGATCGGCGGCAAGACGCCGACCTTCGGCGCCGAAGAACTGGGCGCGCTCGGCTACGGACTGGTGCTGTATGCCAACGCCGCACTGCAGGGCGCGGTGGCTGGCATGCAACGTGCGTTGACGGTTTTGCGTGATACTCGCCGCCTCGACGAGGACCCGGCTCTCGTGGCTTCGTTTGCAGAACGGCAGCGCTTGGTTGGAAAACCCGAACTCGACGAGTTAGAAAAAAAATACGCAGGTTGA